A single Ketogulonicigenium vulgare WSH-001 DNA region contains:
- a CDS encoding multidrug effflux MFS transporter: MEKTASSSTSSSNPLGLVEFVALMAMLSAVVAFSMDSMLPQITQIGLELSPDRPNLSLLIITSFTMGIGIGTLFVGILADRFGRKAVIVGGLVIYVIGALISWQSQSIVPMLIGRFISGMGAAAPRIVSIAVVRDLYQGREMARIMSIIITVFGIVPALAPAVGALIAFAGGWRTIFLSFLLLALVCYLWLTTRLPETLAPKDRRPINMPSIISGMRQIFSNPMVRLSLVIQALLFGTLFTMLSAGEPIYHRVYGVTDTFPLWFAVSAVVGIMGSVLNARIVMKVAVRNIVMTTLAVQIAISILYLVISHLNVPQEVEFGFFVLWASSIFAQGALTMGNLNSVAMMPMGHLAGLAASVLAAAGTIGGTIIATLIGQLMRDSVTPVNIAIILVASLSLFLARKLPNRVM, from the coding sequence ATGGAAAAAACAGCCTCCTCCTCCACCTCCTCATCCAATCCGCTCGGGCTGGTCGAATTCGTCGCCCTGATGGCGATGCTGAGTGCCGTCGTCGCTTTCTCGATGGATTCGATGCTGCCGCAGATCACGCAGATCGGGCTGGAACTCAGTCCTGACCGCCCGAATCTTAGCTTGCTTATTATTACCAGCTTTACCATGGGCATCGGGATTGGCACGCTATTCGTCGGTATTCTGGCCGACCGCTTTGGGCGCAAGGCCGTCATCGTCGGCGGCCTTGTCATCTATGTCATCGGGGCGCTGATCTCGTGGCAATCGCAATCCATCGTGCCGATGCTGATCGGGCGGTTCATTTCGGGCATGGGCGCAGCCGCGCCGCGGATCGTCTCGATCGCCGTGGTGCGTGACCTGTATCAGGGCCGCGAAATGGCGCGGATCATGTCGATCATCATCACGGTGTTCGGCATCGTGCCCGCGCTGGCACCTGCGGTCGGCGCGCTGATCGCCTTTGCGGGCGGCTGGCGGACGATCTTTTTGTCCTTCTTGCTGCTGGCGCTGGTCTGCTATCTGTGGCTGACGACACGCCTGCCCGAAACGCTGGCACCCAAAGACCGCCGCCCGATCAATATGCCCAGCATTATCAGCGGGATGCGCCAGATCTTTAGCAACCCGATGGTGCGCCTGTCGCTGGTAATCCAAGCACTGCTGTTCGGCACATTGTTCACCATGCTCTCGGCGGGAGAGCCGATCTATCACCGCGTTTACGGTGTGACCGACACCTTCCCGCTTTGGTTCGCCGTCAGCGCGGTCGTCGGGATCATGGGCAGCGTGCTGAACGCGCGGATCGTCATGAAAGTGGCCGTGCGCAATATCGTCATGACCACGCTGGCGGTGCAGATTGCGATCTCGATCCTCTATCTGGTCATCTCGCATCTGAACGTGCCGCAAGAGGTCGAGTTCGGCTTCTTCGTCCTGTGGGCCTCGTCGATCTTTGCCCAAGGCGCGCTGACGATGGGCAATCTGAACTCGGTCGCCATGATGCCGATGGGACATTTGGCCGGACTTGCGGCCTCGGTTCTGGCGGCGGCGGGCACGATCGGCGGCACGATCATCGCGACGCTGATCGGACAACTGATGCGCGACAGCGTGACACCGGTGAATATCGCCATCATTCTGGTGGCCAGCCTGTCACTGTTCCTGGCACGCAAACTGCCGAACCGCGTGATGTAA
- a CDS encoding DsbA family oxidoreductase, with product MIKLDILGDPTDAWSMIALAALQAALAESGENPFVIEWHPLRRFPKLDPAGAPRHDVLGEALGGREGVAQYDREVMEAATALGLEVNMDRVLHLPNALNALRLIHWAGQEGHQLDMVEALQTAYFRDGADIGDIDTLAAIAATLDMDGEAVKRLLSGPADAAELREREAHSRKMGVKAVPTFIVGSHHVLPGAQPPALWLSVIKDIIAETSAPPDGTVH from the coding sequence ATGATAAAGCTCGATATTCTGGGCGACCCGACCGATGCGTGGTCGATGATCGCCCTTGCCGCCTTGCAAGCCGCACTGGCCGAAAGTGGCGAGAACCCCTTTGTCATCGAATGGCATCCGCTGCGGCGTTTTCCCAAACTCGACCCAGCAGGCGCGCCGCGCCACGACGTCCTTGGCGAGGCCTTGGGCGGGCGCGAAGGCGTCGCGCAATATGACCGCGAGGTGATGGAAGCGGCCACCGCCCTCGGCCTCGAGGTGAATATGGACCGCGTCCTGCATCTGCCCAATGCGCTGAATGCGCTGCGTCTGATCCATTGGGCCGGACAAGAGGGCCACCAACTCGACATGGTCGAAGCCCTGCAAACCGCCTATTTTCGCGATGGCGCCGATATTGGCGACATCGACACGCTGGCCGCTATTGCAGCAACGCTGGATATGGACGGCGAGGCGGTCAAACGTCTGCTGTCCGGCCCCGCCGATGCGGCAGAGTTGCGCGAGCGCGAGGCGCATTCACGTAAAATGGGTGTCAAAGCCGTTCCGACCTTTATCGTCGGCAGCCACCACGTTCTTCCCGGCGCGCAACCTCCCGCGCTCTGGCTTTCAGTTATCAAGGATATCATCGCTGAGACCTCCGCCCCGCCGGATGGGACAGTGCATTAA
- a CDS encoding extracellular solute-binding protein: protein MITLRRTCTLAAFALLPSFAVAEAQHGIAMYGAPALPADFTHLPYANPDAPTGGRVVTAEVGSFDSLNPYVLRGSVPWQLASLTGESLMGRTLDEPFTLYGLLAESVETPEDRSWVEFTLNAAATFSDGTPVTTQDVIWSFETLGTAGHPRYATFWTKVESIEPVGERGVRITFNTPDRELALLAALRPILQKAQWEGVDFAASDGLQQIPVTSGPYVIDRFEGGRYVSLRRNPDYWGADIPFREGTMNVDEVRFEFFGNETSAFEAFKTGEVNFTRETNVLRWNTQYSFPRVQSGEVVLEELLHQRPTGMTGLVMNTRLPQLADWRMREALIQAFNFEFINETVNGQPQPRIESYFGNSPLGMTEGPATGRVAELLEPFAADLTPGTLEGYAFPVSDGTERNRAGIAQALSLFEQAGWTVGSDGVMRDGSGTAFTFEIVIETGAGEVQSIVEIYVQALNRLGINPTVSAIDSAQYRERTDRYDFGMTYFRRGLSLSPGNEQYLYWGSEGADTVGGRNLMGARSPAIDAMIGTLLTADSNGDFLAAAQALDRALTAGRYVIPFYQWNVARIAHDATLHYPAHHPLFGDWPGWMPDVWWYEAP, encoded by the coding sequence ATGATCACTTTACGCAGGACATGCACGCTCGCGGCCTTCGCGCTTTTACCCAGCTTTGCAGTGGCTGAGGCGCAGCACGGCATCGCCATGTATGGCGCACCTGCCCTGCCCGCCGACTTTACCCACCTGCCCTATGCCAACCCCGATGCGCCCACGGGCGGCCGTGTGGTCACGGCCGAAGTTGGCAGTTTCGACAGCCTGAACCCCTATGTTCTGCGCGGCTCGGTGCCGTGGCAACTGGCCTCGCTGACGGGCGAAAGCCTGATGGGCCGCACGCTGGACGAGCCGTTCACCCTGTATGGCCTGCTGGCCGAAAGCGTCGAGACGCCCGAGGATCGCTCTTGGGTCGAATTCACGCTGAATGCTGCCGCGACCTTTTCCGATGGCACGCCTGTCACGACCCAAGATGTGATCTGGTCGTTTGAAACCCTCGGCACCGCCGGCCATCCGCGTTACGCCACCTTTTGGACCAAGGTCGAAAGCATCGAACCCGTAGGCGAGCGCGGTGTGCGGATCACCTTTAACACGCCCGATCGCGAACTCGCGCTGCTGGCCGCCCTGCGCCCGATTTTGCAAAAAGCACAATGGGAGGGCGTCGATTTCGCCGCCAGCGACGGCTTGCAGCAGATCCCCGTCACCTCTGGCCCCTATGTCATCGACCGGTTTGAGGGGGGCCGCTATGTCAGCCTGCGCCGCAACCCCGATTACTGGGGCGCCGACATTCCGTTTCGCGAAGGCACGATGAATGTCGACGAGGTACGGTTTGAATTCTTTGGCAATGAAACCTCGGCGTTCGAGGCCTTTAAAACGGGCGAAGTGAATTTCACCCGCGAAACCAATGTGCTGCGCTGGAACACGCAATATAGCTTTCCCCGCGTGCAATCGGGCGAGGTTGTGCTGGAAGAGCTGCTGCATCAGCGCCCCACCGGCATGACCGGCCTTGTGATGAACACCCGCCTGCCGCAACTGGCGGATTGGCGCATGCGCGAGGCGCTGATCCAGGCCTTTAACTTTGAATTCATCAATGAGACCGTGAACGGCCAGCCGCAGCCGCGCATTGAAAGCTATTTCGGCAATTCGCCCCTTGGCATGACCGAGGGGCCCGCGACGGGCCGTGTCGCCGAACTGCTGGAACCCTTTGCCGCCGATCTGACCCCCGGCACGCTGGAGGGTTATGCCTTTCCCGTTTCGGATGGCACCGAGCGTAATCGCGCTGGCATCGCGCAGGCGCTATCGCTGTTCGAACAGGCCGGTTGGACGGTCGGCAGCGACGGCGTGATGCGCGACGGCAGCGGCACCGCCTTTACCTTTGAAATCGTCATTGAGACCGGCGCGGGCGAAGTGCAATCCATCGTCGAGATCTATGTGCAGGCGCTGAACCGTCTGGGCATCAATCCCACCGTCAGCGCCATCGACAGCGCGCAATATCGCGAACGCACCGACCGTTACGACTTTGGCATGACCTATTTCCGGCGCGGCCTCTCCCTCAGCCCCGGCAATGAACAATATCTGTATTGGGGGTCCGAGGGCGCCGACACGGTGGGTGGGCGCAACCTGATGGGCGCGCGATCCCCCGCGATTGACGCGATGATCGGCACGCTGCTGACCGCCGATAGCAACGGTGATTTTCTGGCCGCCGCACAGGCGCTGGACCGCGCGCTGACCGCAGGGCGCTATGTCATTCCGTTCTATCAATGGAACGTCGCCCGCATCGCGCATGATGCAACGCTGCATTATCCGGCACATCACCCGCTGTTCGGCGACTGGCCGGGCTGGATGCCCGACGTTTGGTGGTATGAGGCACCCTAA
- a CDS encoding pseudouridine-5'-phosphate glycosidase — translation MVFAPEVEAARAAGQPIVALESTIITHGMPFPQNVETARLVEAEVRAHGATPATIAILDGTLHIGLTDAQLDHLGQLKDVMKVSRADMPVCIAMGRNGATTVAATMIAAHLAGIKVFATGGIGGVHRGAETSYDISADLPELAQTPVTVVCAGAKAILDLPKTFEYLETLGVPVIAFGQDNLPAFWSRDSGIKAPLRMDDAADIARAAQMRAAMGLPGGQLVANPIPLEAEITADILAPHIAAALAEADQGFIAAKAVTPFLLQRLFELTDGASLVANIALVMNNARLAARIAAAHH, via the coding sequence ATGGTTTTCGCCCCCGAGGTCGAAGCCGCCCGCGCCGCCGGTCAACCCATCGTCGCGCTGGAATCCACCATCATCACCCATGGCATGCCTTTTCCGCAAAACGTCGAAACCGCACGTCTGGTCGAGGCCGAAGTGCGCGCTCATGGCGCCACCCCCGCGACCATTGCGATCCTGGACGGCACGCTGCATATCGGCCTGACCGATGCGCAGCTTGATCATCTGGGCCAGTTGAAAGACGTGATGAAGGTCAGCCGCGCCGATATGCCGGTCTGCATCGCAATGGGGCGCAATGGCGCGACAACTGTGGCCGCCACGATGATCGCCGCGCATCTGGCGGGGATCAAGGTCTTTGCCACCGGCGGCATCGGCGGTGTCCATCGCGGCGCGGAGACCAGCTATGACATCTCGGCCGATCTGCCGGAACTGGCGCAAACGCCGGTGACTGTGGTTTGTGCCGGGGCAAAGGCGATCCTCGATCTGCCAAAGACCTTTGAATATCTGGAAACTTTGGGCGTGCCGGTGATCGCCTTCGGCCAAGACAACCTGCCCGCCTTCTGGTCGCGCGACAGCGGCATCAAGGCGCCCCTGCGCATGGATGACGCCGCCGATATCGCCCGCGCCGCCCAAATGCGCGCGGCCATGGGCCTGCCGGGCGGCCAATTGGTCGCAAACCCGATCCCGCTCGAGGCAGAGATCACCGCTGATATTCTGGCCCCTCATATCGCCGCCGCCTTGGCCGAGGCAGATCAAGGGTTTATCGCCGCAAAAGCGGTCACGCCCTTCTTGCTGCAACGACTTTTTGAACTGACGGATGGCGCGTCACTGGTCGCCAATATCGCGCTGGTGATGAATAATGCACGTCTGGCGGCAAGAATCGCCGCGGCGCATCACTGA